The window CGACCCCAACCTTGGCAAGGTTGTGCTCTACCACTGAGCTATTCCCGCACAAACATTCTCTTTTAAAGAAATTATTTTTATTTTACTGACTCTATCAGTTTTAGTCAATCTAAAAATAATTTTTATATGAAAAATATTTTTTCTTGAATTTCATAATAAATATTGAAATTTTTACTTAAAAATTAGCATGGTTTTTCTATTAAAAATAATATATATTATCGCTAATATATAAAAATTAAATAGTTAGTAAAACTTTTTAAATAAATATTATTCTATATTCTAATATGTAAGGAGTAAAATTCATGGCTGTACAGCAAAATAAATCTACTCGTTCAAAACGAGGTATGCGTCGTTCCCATGATGCGCTAAGAACTTCTACTTTAACAATAGATAAAAATTCAGGTGAAATACATCAGCTTCATCATATGACTGCTCAAGGTTTTTATCGGGGTCGTAAAGTTATCTAACAAATAATATTTATCAATAATATATATTGTGAATATGTAGATAATTTTATTTTTATTGTAAAGTTACTGTAGAATAAGTACAGATATTAGTTTTTTTAAAAGAAAATTCTTAGTACTTTAAAATTAGAGTACGGATATGATATTTATGTATCGAATAACAAATTCGTACGCAACAGTATTTTTGTATACCAAACTCCTAAAGAAAATTATATTTTCTAGTATTTTACTATTTTAGTTTATTAGTAATATAAATATATTTTATAATAAACAAAGTTATATAAATTAAATGTTGTTTTTTTATTTTTAATATGCTGTGGTTATTTTCAAATGATTCATATTGTATTTCTGAGGATTCTATCCCCAAGCAGATACGATCTTGTAGATATGGATAATGAATATTTTTAATAATTTGATTGTTATTCAAACAAAAATACTATCACATAGTGAGTGTCGTATCGCAAGTGCTGATGGTTTTTAAAGTGCTACCATTTGTATCTATCTGTTGGTATTCACCCCCAAAAAAAGTGAACATGAATGATTATTCTCGTAAAGAATACCTTGACAAGTTTATTTTGTAAAATTCAACGTACTAATATTAATTAGCTACTGGTTTGCTAATACGTTAAAGTGACAGATAATATTAAAAAAGTCTAGTTGAGTCATTGTGGTCTATTTCAAGATATTAACTATTTTGAAGTACATGAATTCTATTTTGAGATGGTGTTAATGTTGTAGTATTTGGACATACCATACTATTCATCTATACTGAGTAAAATTTCTACACATTTGCACACGGCTATTATATTTAGTTATTGATGCATCAATTGTCCCCTCCCCTTATAGTATAGTTGCTACTTATATATGGAAATTTTTAAGCAGTAACTAAACTAGTAGTATAGCGTTAATGAACAGCTAAAAATCTAGACTGATTACTATTTTATTTCAGTTTAATGCAAGTTATTACTGTAAATTATTGTAGTAGAAAATAAATATCTAAAATAATATTTTAGGTATTTGATGGTTGTTTGATTATAGGATTAATAATAATGACTGTTTTTGCCATGATATTTCCAGGACAAGGATCTCAAAAGGTAGGTATGTTGGCTCAACTAGCAGCCGTCAATACGGTAGTAAAAAATACTTTTGATGAGGCATCTGCTATTCTAGGATATAATTTATGGCAGTGTGTGCAGCACGGTCCAGCTGCAGAATTAAACCAAACTTGTTATACTCAGCCAGCATTGTTAGCTGCATCAGTAGCTATTTGGCGTGTGTGGCAACAAAACAACGGACGTTTGCCAGTACTACTAGCAGGCCATAGTTTAGGTGAATACTCGGCATTAGTATGCTCTGGTAGTCTTAATTTCAAGATAGCCATGAAACTAGTAGCACTACGTGGTCAGCTTATGCAAGAAGCAGTACCACCAGGATGTGGTGCTATGTCTGCTATCATAGGATTAAATAACGACTCTATCGCTGATATTTGTAAAAATATTGCATCGAATCAAGTAGTTTTACCGGTAAATTTTAATTCTTCTGGTCAAGTTATTATAGCTGGTCATAAAGAAGCTGTAGAACTGGCAAGCATTGCTTGTAAGAAAGCTGGAGCAAAAATTGCGCAAAGACTACCTATAAGTATTCCTTCTCATTGCTATTTGATGAAACCAGCTGCAGAAAAATTAGCTGAAGCACTAGAATTGATAACTTTTTCTGTACCACGTATCCCAGTAATTAATAATGTTAATGTATGTATTGAGAAAGAGCCTGCTGCTATTCGCAAGGCACTGGTACGTCAGCTTTATAACCCAGTACGTTGGACAGAAATTGTAGAATACTTGGAAACTAAAAATATCAAGTACTTACTAGAAGTAGGTCCCGGTAAAGTTCTTACTGGATTTAAAAATATTAGAAGATATCTATCGTCACTACAATAAATAATTTTATTATTGGTAACTAGTGATTAACTATTAATTTTAGGTTTATAGATGAATTTTAAAGGTAAAGTGGTACTGGTAACCGGTGCTAGCCGCGGTATTGGTCGTGCAATAGCAGAAAAATTTGTAAATAATGGTGCAACAGTGATTGGTACTGCTACTAATAAAATTAGCGTTGCTGTTGTTAGCGATTATTTAGGCAATAGCGGTAAAGGAATGGAATTAGATATTTCTAATAATACTGTTATTAAACAATTTTTAGAAAATATGCGAGCTGAATTTGGAGATGCAGATATTTTAATAAATAATGCAGGTATTACTCATGATAATTTATTAATGTGTATGAAAGAAAATGAATGGCAGTATCTTATTGATACTAATTTGACGTCTGTATTTCGTATGTCAAAAGCAGTAATAAAAACTATGATAAAAAAAAACTATGGTAGAATTATTACTATAGGTTCTGTTGTTGGCTCTGTAGGTAATGTTGGACAGGGAAATTATGCTGCTGCTAAAGCAGGATTAATTGGTTTTAGTAAATCTCTGGCTCGTGAAGTTGCTTCAAGAGGCATTACAGTAAATGTAGTCGCACCAGGATTTATTGATACTGATATGACTAAAAAATTTACTAATAAGAAACTTTCAGGAATTTTATCCCAGATTCCAGTAAATCGTTTGGGATATCCAAAAGAAATTGCTAATGCGGTTACTTTTTTGGCTTCTGATGAAGCAGAATATATTACTGGAGAGACAATCCATGTCAATGGAGGCATGTATATGCCGTAGTCATCAAATAAAAATTATCAACATTATTGTTACTATAACTGGTAATAATTATTATATATGTTAAAATTTATCAAATAATATTTTTAATAACCTAAATTAAGTTACATCTTTTAAATTCTCTATTTTATAGATATTAAAAATTATAGCGTAAACGATTTTAGATAGGAAAAATATGAGCACTATCGCAGATCATGTTAAAGAAATTATTGCTGAGCAGTTAGAAGTAAAGAAAGAAAAAGTAGTGAATAGCGCATCTTTTGTTGATGATTTAGGAGCGGATTCTCTGGACACAATAGAACTGATAATGGCATTAGAAGAAGAATTTGATATTGAAATTACGGACGAAGAAGCTGAGAAAATTACTACTGTTCAGGAAGCTATTGATTTTATTCAATCTAACCAATAAATAGTAGTATGAAACTAATTTAGTTATAAGTTAAATGTGTGTGTAAGTAAGCGGTATTAGTTATCCCGTTTAACTAGTAATAGTTGACTTTTCATTTTATTTTAATATCTGTAAGTACATGATACATATATAGC of the Candidatus Mikella endobia genome contains:
- the rpmF gene encoding 50S ribosomal protein L32, coding for MAVQQNKSTRSKRGMRRSHDALRTSTLTIDKNSGEIHQLHHMTAQGFYRGRKVI
- the fabD gene encoding ACP S-malonyltransferase, which translates into the protein MTVFAMIFPGQGSQKVGMLAQLAAVNTVVKNTFDEASAILGYNLWQCVQHGPAAELNQTCYTQPALLAASVAIWRVWQQNNGRLPVLLAGHSLGEYSALVCSGSLNFKIAMKLVALRGQLMQEAVPPGCGAMSAIIGLNNDSIADICKNIASNQVVLPVNFNSSGQVIIAGHKEAVELASIACKKAGAKIAQRLPISIPSHCYLMKPAAEKLAEALELITFSVPRIPVINNVNVCIEKEPAAIRKALVRQLYNPVRWTEIVEYLETKNIKYLLEVGPGKVLTGFKNIRRYLSSLQ
- the fabG gene encoding 3-oxoacyl-ACP reductase FabG → MNFKGKVVLVTGASRGIGRAIAEKFVNNGATVIGTATNKISVAVVSDYLGNSGKGMELDISNNTVIKQFLENMRAEFGDADILINNAGITHDNLLMCMKENEWQYLIDTNLTSVFRMSKAVIKTMIKKNYGRIITIGSVVGSVGNVGQGNYAAAKAGLIGFSKSLAREVASRGITVNVVAPGFIDTDMTKKFTNKKLSGILSQIPVNRLGYPKEIANAVTFLASDEAEYITGETIHVNGGMYMP
- the acpP gene encoding acyl carrier protein, with protein sequence MSTIADHVKEIIAEQLEVKKEKVVNSASFVDDLGADSLDTIELIMALEEEFDIEITDEEAEKITTVQEAIDFIQSNQ